The Rosa rugosa chromosome 1, drRosRugo1.1, whole genome shotgun sequence genomic sequence CTGTCTCTGCAAAAAGAACCGAGTGTTAATCAAAATCCAGCGGTATTCATTTACTTCGACTTTCAGATTTAGAACTTCACATTGTACAGGACATTAGATTACTTACTCTTCTACTCAACTAAACTATAAATTCAACTATGCGACTTAGTTGAGTTCAGTTTATAATTCGGAAACAAAAGCTTCAAAATATAGATTATCTTCCTCCAATTTTCAGCATCCAAACATAGAGTTAGCTACTCTAATTTGGTATCCATACATTTTGAGCAGCAGACACAGATTGGATTGGTTTTGGTGGAACTTCTCTCCTAGGAATCACCTTGGGCTTGCGTTCTGGTTCTGAATTGTTCTTGTCTGACCCGGAACTCCCATCTGTGATAAAATTTCATTTAACATTAtgtcaaaaacaaaacaaaaagacccACACTGTTCAATTAGTAAAAACAAGTAATATTTCGCAAAAAGATGAAGTTGAAGTTTGGAATCCGATTCTGCACTCACTATGAGGATTTGGGGAGTAACCAAAATCAGGCACCtgagaaacaaaaagaagagaatATTATAAAGCAAGAATCAATGACAGAATTTTCCACAACTTTGCCAGAAACAGAGAATTCTTTGACCTGGTGATGACCATTCTGGTGAATTTTCTGCTGTGGTGAGTCTCCGTCAACTGCCAACAACCCAAGTTAGCATTCACTCTGATGATAGTGATTTCTGAACAACTTCCTAATTTTGCAATAACAGAATTAAATGCATTATCAAGAACGATGATTATACCCATGACTGAATTAGTTGGCTCTTCTCCATGTAACTTCACCCATTCATCCACAATACCTTTCcatttcctaaaaaaaaaataaaaaaaatcaatcccAAAATGAATCAGAGATTAGAAAATGAAGACTTTGAACTCCGAATTTCATCAGTAAACTGCAATGGAAGAAATTCAAACCTGACAAGTTGCTTCGCCAATTTCCGAACAACCTCGCCTTGATGTTGCTTGCGTAATTGACTCACTTGCCTCCCAATATCAGTATCCTAAACACCCCGAAACAATCAAAACGAATGAATTTGATTCGAACAACAATTTTCGATGTTTGATCAAAGCAGGCCACTAATTTACCTTGAGGTCTTGGAATGATATATCCATGTCAACTAGGCTTTGAAGCAATTCAACCAGAGAATCCTCAGACTGAAATAAATGAACAAACATGAATACAAAACCagaaccaaagaacaaaaaaaaacccagaaatgaaaATAAGAGAGATTGAATCCACAGACCTGATCAGGATCCTCAAGCTGCTTCTTGATATCAAGAATCTTCTTGGGCTCATCATCGAACAATCCAGCGCAGGGATCCaactcctcttcctcctcctcatcctcctcgtCTCTGTTATCCACCGACTGCGGCGTCGCCGGCGAAACTCCTTTGGGCTGCCGGTTCGCGTTCATCCCATCTCCGTCGCAGTTCTGGCACCGCGGCGGCGGCAGCGGCGGAGCACACGTGGCGCCGTAGAGACGCTCCACGATACCGTCTCTCCGGCGCCTGAGCTCGGTGCCCTCATCCACCGCAGCCACCGCGATCGCCGCGTCGATGAACGTGAACACGTCCACCCCTGAGGTGTGCACAATCGTCCTCAAGTCGTCGTAATCCATGGCGGCGCCGGCGCCGGCCCCAAGTGAAGTGGTCAAATAACAATCCTAGACAACACCCCAAATGGGTtttgttggattttcagatcTGACAAAACCCAGAGTCAAGAAAGGAAGAAGGGATCAGATTGTGCTGAAATGGGATTTCTCCGGATTCGTTCTTCTGCTTTTCACAGCCCAATTGAATTACACACGCGTTGAATTCGTGGGCAATTGGACAAGTGAAGGTATATTCCAAATTCCAAATTCCAAAAAAACCAAAGTTGGGTTTGTTGGGTGGTATTCTTTTTCCTCGTCTATTGTTTAAAGCTTTGTGCTTTTGGGTATTTCAGGAAATAGGTTTTAGGTGGGTTGTACTGGGATGAGTCTATGAGCTAAGAGCAGCACATTGGTTTTGGGGGAACGAAGAAAGTTGGGACCTTTTTGGGCTGTCTGGGGAAGAACCAGAAGGTCTTTGTTTGTTGTGGTTTAATGGTTTTGGAGATCAACGGACAGAAACAGAGGGCATTGAAAAATTCAATCATAATGGAATTTTGGAATGCAACCCTTTTTGGTCATTTGGGGTTTTacatttttatattttgtaggGCGGGGTTGCTTCCATAATTGGTGGGAATTTTGTGTGCGCGTTGCCATTGTGGGTTGAAAGGAATGGTCGTATATATCCATTCCAGCTCGGATTTGCTTTCGTCCGATAAATCCATGACTGACTGTCAAAAGATTGGATTTTTGGAAGGCAGTGAGATCATCCCCCATTATCTCATTTATCCACCAGATTTGATTCTTAATATTATTCCATCAACATGTTCAATGAATATCTCCCTAAAAATAATGACTTCTACCAAAATTAGTTTCGGTTGTCTAGTTAAATTAATGAAGTTCCTtattgaaaatgagaaaatcatATCgctataaaaattgaaaaaaagtaaaaactatATTTGTCCGAAATAAACGGATTATCAATTtacaaaaaaagaacaaaattaataaaatttctaGCAGAAAACTTGAGTTAGTCTCAAATCAAACTAGGAGGACTCTCAATTTTGCTGCCAGATAAACTTAGCACCCTCAACTATTAATTTAACCAAAAAGGAAGGGTTTTTGAAGAATAAATATCCTCAAACTATCTTGCCTTCTCCCCGAATCCACAGTTGATAACTGTATGCCAAAACAAGGGATTATCCAAAATCATAATTTGAATCCAAATCCAGTGAAGTTGTTGGATTTTGTAACCCATTCCAGCACAACCACACTCCCAACACAATAGCAATATCCATCTCGACAACTGGTAATTTCTAACGATATCAGGTTGAATTTGACACATATATGGCCCACCAGAATGAACGATCTAAATCGAACAGTGCCATTGCATAAGAGACAGGTGAAGATGATTGGCACATGTAGGAACCCACCGCTGATAAAGGTGAGACACTTGTGTTGAAGATGCGTGGTCTCAGCAACTTAAGGACAATAATCACAATATgttgtaataattttttttactaGATGTCACTTTTACTATAAtaagcatctttagcaatgctagtcatCTTTGAGTTATGGACTTATGGCTAGTCACTTTAGAAATATATCTGCATCactgctctctattttagctagttttgaatttatattatttttaaaatgaaaattaaatagtttaaatgtatttataaattacataaaataattcaaaataaatgttttaaattataaagAGTTTCATCTCGCTCCCTATATTTAAAagtgagatagctaaaagttataatggagagccacttaggagtcttatgcagctgctaaaatatctaaaaagctaaacatgctctctaaaataacTAAGGAGCCATGTTCCTACGTTGTAATAACTTTTTATGACTTATAACATTGCCTctttttctttgcattttttttcgATAATTTTCGATTTATTATAATATTTTGAGAAGGGCAAGGGA encodes the following:
- the LOC133724497 gene encoding probable mediator of RNA polymerase II transcription subunit 26c → MDYDDLRTIVHTSGVDVFTFIDAAIAVAAVDEGTELRRRRDGIVERLYGATCAPPLPPPRCQNCDGDGMNANRQPKGVSPATPQSVDNRDEEDEEEEEELDPCAGLFDDEPKKILDIKKQLEDPDQSEDSLVELLQSLVDMDISFQDLKDTDIGRQVSQLRKQHQGEVVRKLAKQLVRKWKGIVDEWVKLHGEEPTNSVMVDGDSPQQKIHQNGHHQVPDFGYSPNPHNGSSGSDKNNSEPERKPKVIPRREVPPKPIQSVSAAQNRQREQRERNFDADDKLASARKRLQANYKEAENAKRQRTIQVMDIHEIPKPKNSFIAKNKGGGGSGSHQGRHW